One genomic window of Channa argus isolate prfri chromosome 5, Channa argus male v1.0, whole genome shotgun sequence includes the following:
- the elmo2 gene encoding engulfment and cell motility protein 2 isoform X1, whose translation MPPPADIVKVAIEWPGANAQLIEMDQKRPLSSIIREVCDGWSLSGSEQFALRYADGPQLYITEQSRGEIKNGTILRLAISPARAARQLLERIQSHGIDARLEALKELAKLSADPTFATEFINMEGIGTLARLVESGTHFGEMLAFTLTAFLELMDHGIVSWDLISLSFIKQIAGYVNQPMVDVSILQRSLAILESMVLNSHSLYHRVAQEITVGQLIGHLQVSNQEIQTYAIALINALFLKAPEDRRQEEYTNTLEQPLTEMASSLAQKHLRSIILNHVIRGNRPIKAEMAHQLYVLQVLTFNLLEERMMTKMDPNDQAQRDIIFELRRIAFDGENDPTGTEKRKAMYTKDYKMLGFTNHVNPAMDFTQTPPGMLALDNMLYLAKVHQDTYIRIVLENSSREDKHECPFGRCAIELTRMLCEILQVGELPNEGCNDYHPMFFTHDRAWEEFFCVCIQLLNKTWKEMRATAEDFNKVMQVVREQITRALAMKPSSLDQLKNKLRSLNYSEILRLRQSERMSQDDFQSPPIIELRERIQPEILELIKQQRLNRLCEGSCFRKLGNRRRQEKFWFCRLSLNHKVLHYGDLDESPQGEVPFELLSDKIPVSDIKSVVTGKDCPHMKEKSALKQNKEVLELAFSVLYDPDETLNFVAPNKYEYCIWTDGLCALLGREMGSDLTRSDLDTLISMEMKLRLLDLENITIPEAPPPVPKEPSSYNFTYNYS comes from the exons ATGCCACCTCCAGCCGACATCGTGAAAGTGGCTATAGAGTGGCCTGGTGCTAATGCACAGCTCATAGAGATGGACCAG AAAAGGCCTTTGTCCTCAATAATACGGGAAGTATGTGATGG CTGGTCCTTGTCAGGCTCAGAACAGTTTGCGCTGCGTTATGCTGATGGCCCTCAGCTTTATATCACTGAGCAG agtcgtggtgaaataaaaaatgggaCCATCCTTCGATTAGCCATCTCACCT GCTCGCGCTGCTCGTCAGCTGCTGGAGAGGATCCAGTCCCATGGTATCGATGCTCGCCTTGAGGCTCTAAAAGAACTTGCCAAGCTTTCTGCAGACCCAACCTTTGCCACAGAGTTCATTAATATGGAAGGCATTGGGACACTGGCTCGTCTTGTAGAAAGTGGCACACA CTTTGGTGAAATGCTGGCCTTTACCCTCACTGCTTTCCTGGAGCTAATGGATCATGGAATTGTATCCTGGGACCTTATCTCACTCTCCTTCATCAAACAG ATTGCAGGCTATGTGAACCAGCCAATGGTGGATGTATCCATCCTGCAACGTTCTCTGGCCATCCTGGAGAGCATGGTCCTTAACAGCCACAGCCTCTACCATCGAGTGGCCCAGGAAATCACCGTGGGACAGCTCATCGGGCACCTGCAagt GTCAAACCAGGAGATCCAGACCTATGCTATCGCCCTCATCAATGCTCTTTTCCTGAAGGCACCAGAGGATAGACGGCAG GAGGAGTATACTAACACGCTGGAGCAGCCCCTCACT GAAATGGCAAGCTCTTTGGCCCAGAAACACCTGCGATCCATCATCCTCAAT CATGTTATAAGAGGAAATCGACCAATCAAAGCAGAAATGGCACATCAGTTGTATGTGCTGCAGGTGCTGACCTTTAACCTATTGGAAGAGAGAATGATGACCAAAATGGATCCTAATGATCAG GCCCAAAGAGATATCATTTTTGAGCTGCGTAGGATCGCGTTCGATGGAGAAAATGACCCGACTGGCACAGAGAAGAGAAAGGCCATGTACACAAAGGACTACAAGATGCTCGGTTTCACT AACCATGTGAACCCGGCCATGGATTTCACCCAGACCCCTCCAGGGATGCTGGCTCTGGACAACATGCTGTATCTTGCCAAGGTTCATCAGGACACATACATCAGG ATTGTCCTAGAGAACAGCAGCCGAGAGGACAAGCATGAATGTCCCTTTGGCCGATGTGCCATTGAACTCACTCGAATGCTGTGTGAGATACTTCAGGTTGGAGAACTAC CTAATGAGGGCTGCAATGACTATCACCCCATGTTCTTTACCCATGACCGGGCATGGGAGGAGTTCTTCTGTGTCTGCATCCAACTGCTTAATAAAACCTGGAAGGAGATGAGGGCCACAGCTGAGGACTTCAACAAG GTAATGCAGGTGGTCCGTGAGCAGATTACAAGGGCTCTGGCGATGAAGCCATCATCTTTAGACCAGCTGAAGAATAAATTGCGAAGCCTCAATTACTCAGAGATCTTGCGTTTGCGGCAGTCTGAGAGAATGAGCCAGGATGACTTCCAGTCTCCACCTATCAT tgagCTGCGGGAGAGAATTCAGCCTGAGATCTTAGAGCTCATCAAGCAACAGCGACTTAACCGGCTTTGTGAGGGAAGCTGCTTCCGTAAACTTGGGAACCGCCGAAGGCAAG AGAAGTTTTGGTTCTGCAGACTCTCACTGAATCACAAAGTGCTACACTATGGGGACCTTGACGAATCACCTCAGGGTGAAGTGCCTTTTGAGCTACTCAGTGACAAGA TTCCGGTCTCAGATATCAAGTCTGTGGTGACAGGGAAGGACTGTCCTCatatgaaagagaaaagtgctctcaaacaaaacaag GAGGTGCTGGAGTTGGCCTTCTCTGTCCTCTATGATCCAGATGAAACACTGAATTTTGTTGCACCCAACAAGTATGAG TACTGCATCTGGACTGATGGCTTGTGTGCGCTTCTGGGCAGAGAGATGGGCAGCGACCTGACACGCAGTGACCTAGATACTCTCATCAGCATGGAAATGAAGCTCCGCCTCCTCGACCTTGAAAACATTACAATCCCCGAAGCCCCACCCCCTGTGCCGAAGGAGCCTAGCTCATATAATTTCACCTACAACTACAgttga
- the elmo2 gene encoding engulfment and cell motility protein 2 isoform X2, which translates to MPPPADIVKVAIEWPGANAQLIEMDQKRPLSSIIREVCDGWSLSGSEQFALRYADGPQLYITEQSRGEIKNGTILRLAISPARAARQLLERIQSHGIDARLEALKELAKLSADPTFATEFINMEGIGTLARLVESGTHFGEMLAFTLTAFLELMDHGIVSWDLISLSFIKQIAGYVNQPMVDVSILQRSLAILESMVLNSHSLYHRVAQEITVGQLIGHLSNQEIQTYAIALINALFLKAPEDRRQEEYTNTLEQPLTEMASSLAQKHLRSIILNHVIRGNRPIKAEMAHQLYVLQVLTFNLLEERMMTKMDPNDQAQRDIIFELRRIAFDGENDPTGTEKRKAMYTKDYKMLGFTNHVNPAMDFTQTPPGMLALDNMLYLAKVHQDTYIRIVLENSSREDKHECPFGRCAIELTRMLCEILQVGELPNEGCNDYHPMFFTHDRAWEEFFCVCIQLLNKTWKEMRATAEDFNKVMQVVREQITRALAMKPSSLDQLKNKLRSLNYSEILRLRQSERMSQDDFQSPPIIELRERIQPEILELIKQQRLNRLCEGSCFRKLGNRRRQEKFWFCRLSLNHKVLHYGDLDESPQGEVPFELLSDKIPVSDIKSVVTGKDCPHMKEKSALKQNKEVLELAFSVLYDPDETLNFVAPNKYEYCIWTDGLCALLGREMGSDLTRSDLDTLISMEMKLRLLDLENITIPEAPPPVPKEPSSYNFTYNYS; encoded by the exons ATGCCACCTCCAGCCGACATCGTGAAAGTGGCTATAGAGTGGCCTGGTGCTAATGCACAGCTCATAGAGATGGACCAG AAAAGGCCTTTGTCCTCAATAATACGGGAAGTATGTGATGG CTGGTCCTTGTCAGGCTCAGAACAGTTTGCGCTGCGTTATGCTGATGGCCCTCAGCTTTATATCACTGAGCAG agtcgtggtgaaataaaaaatgggaCCATCCTTCGATTAGCCATCTCACCT GCTCGCGCTGCTCGTCAGCTGCTGGAGAGGATCCAGTCCCATGGTATCGATGCTCGCCTTGAGGCTCTAAAAGAACTTGCCAAGCTTTCTGCAGACCCAACCTTTGCCACAGAGTTCATTAATATGGAAGGCATTGGGACACTGGCTCGTCTTGTAGAAAGTGGCACACA CTTTGGTGAAATGCTGGCCTTTACCCTCACTGCTTTCCTGGAGCTAATGGATCATGGAATTGTATCCTGGGACCTTATCTCACTCTCCTTCATCAAACAG ATTGCAGGCTATGTGAACCAGCCAATGGTGGATGTATCCATCCTGCAACGTTCTCTGGCCATCCTGGAGAGCATGGTCCTTAACAGCCACAGCCTCTACCATCGAGTGGCCCAGGAAATCACCGTGGGACAGCTCATCGGGCACCT GTCAAACCAGGAGATCCAGACCTATGCTATCGCCCTCATCAATGCTCTTTTCCTGAAGGCACCAGAGGATAGACGGCAG GAGGAGTATACTAACACGCTGGAGCAGCCCCTCACT GAAATGGCAAGCTCTTTGGCCCAGAAACACCTGCGATCCATCATCCTCAAT CATGTTATAAGAGGAAATCGACCAATCAAAGCAGAAATGGCACATCAGTTGTATGTGCTGCAGGTGCTGACCTTTAACCTATTGGAAGAGAGAATGATGACCAAAATGGATCCTAATGATCAG GCCCAAAGAGATATCATTTTTGAGCTGCGTAGGATCGCGTTCGATGGAGAAAATGACCCGACTGGCACAGAGAAGAGAAAGGCCATGTACACAAAGGACTACAAGATGCTCGGTTTCACT AACCATGTGAACCCGGCCATGGATTTCACCCAGACCCCTCCAGGGATGCTGGCTCTGGACAACATGCTGTATCTTGCCAAGGTTCATCAGGACACATACATCAGG ATTGTCCTAGAGAACAGCAGCCGAGAGGACAAGCATGAATGTCCCTTTGGCCGATGTGCCATTGAACTCACTCGAATGCTGTGTGAGATACTTCAGGTTGGAGAACTAC CTAATGAGGGCTGCAATGACTATCACCCCATGTTCTTTACCCATGACCGGGCATGGGAGGAGTTCTTCTGTGTCTGCATCCAACTGCTTAATAAAACCTGGAAGGAGATGAGGGCCACAGCTGAGGACTTCAACAAG GTAATGCAGGTGGTCCGTGAGCAGATTACAAGGGCTCTGGCGATGAAGCCATCATCTTTAGACCAGCTGAAGAATAAATTGCGAAGCCTCAATTACTCAGAGATCTTGCGTTTGCGGCAGTCTGAGAGAATGAGCCAGGATGACTTCCAGTCTCCACCTATCAT tgagCTGCGGGAGAGAATTCAGCCTGAGATCTTAGAGCTCATCAAGCAACAGCGACTTAACCGGCTTTGTGAGGGAAGCTGCTTCCGTAAACTTGGGAACCGCCGAAGGCAAG AGAAGTTTTGGTTCTGCAGACTCTCACTGAATCACAAAGTGCTACACTATGGGGACCTTGACGAATCACCTCAGGGTGAAGTGCCTTTTGAGCTACTCAGTGACAAGA TTCCGGTCTCAGATATCAAGTCTGTGGTGACAGGGAAGGACTGTCCTCatatgaaagagaaaagtgctctcaaacaaaacaag GAGGTGCTGGAGTTGGCCTTCTCTGTCCTCTATGATCCAGATGAAACACTGAATTTTGTTGCACCCAACAAGTATGAG TACTGCATCTGGACTGATGGCTTGTGTGCGCTTCTGGGCAGAGAGATGGGCAGCGACCTGACACGCAGTGACCTAGATACTCTCATCAGCATGGAAATGAAGCTCCGCCTCCTCGACCTTGAAAACATTACAATCCCCGAAGCCCCACCCCCTGTGCCGAAGGAGCCTAGCTCATATAATTTCACCTACAACTACAgttga
- the elmo2 gene encoding engulfment and cell motility protein 2 isoform X4 encodes MPPPADIVKVAIEWPGANAQLIEMDQKRPLSSIIREVCDGWSLSGSEQFALRYADGPQLYITEQSRGEIKNGTILRLAISPARAARQLLERIQSHGIDARLEALKELAKLSADPTFATEFINMEGIGTLARLVESGTHFGEMLAFTLTAFLELMDHGIVSWDLISLSFIKQIAGYVNQPMVDVSILQRSLAILESMVLNSHSLYHRVAQEITVGQLIGHLSNQEIQTYAIALINALFLKAPEDRRQEMASSLAQKHLRSIILNHVIRGNRPIKAEMAHQLYVLQVLTFNLLEERMMTKMDPNDQAQRDIIFELRRIAFDGENDPTGTEKRKAMYTKDYKMLGFTNHVNPAMDFTQTPPGMLALDNMLYLAKVHQDTYIRIVLENSSREDKHECPFGRCAIELTRMLCEILQVGELPNEGCNDYHPMFFTHDRAWEEFFCVCIQLLNKTWKEMRATAEDFNKVMQVVREQITRALAMKPSSLDQLKNKLRSLNYSEILRLRQSERMSQDDFQSPPIIELRERIQPEILELIKQQRLNRLCEGSCFRKLGNRRRQEKFWFCRLSLNHKVLHYGDLDESPQGEVPFELLSDKIPVSDIKSVVTGKDCPHMKEKSALKQNKEVLELAFSVLYDPDETLNFVAPNKYEYCIWTDGLCALLGREMGSDLTRSDLDTLISMEMKLRLLDLENITIPEAPPPVPKEPSSYNFTYNYS; translated from the exons ATGCCACCTCCAGCCGACATCGTGAAAGTGGCTATAGAGTGGCCTGGTGCTAATGCACAGCTCATAGAGATGGACCAG AAAAGGCCTTTGTCCTCAATAATACGGGAAGTATGTGATGG CTGGTCCTTGTCAGGCTCAGAACAGTTTGCGCTGCGTTATGCTGATGGCCCTCAGCTTTATATCACTGAGCAG agtcgtggtgaaataaaaaatgggaCCATCCTTCGATTAGCCATCTCACCT GCTCGCGCTGCTCGTCAGCTGCTGGAGAGGATCCAGTCCCATGGTATCGATGCTCGCCTTGAGGCTCTAAAAGAACTTGCCAAGCTTTCTGCAGACCCAACCTTTGCCACAGAGTTCATTAATATGGAAGGCATTGGGACACTGGCTCGTCTTGTAGAAAGTGGCACACA CTTTGGTGAAATGCTGGCCTTTACCCTCACTGCTTTCCTGGAGCTAATGGATCATGGAATTGTATCCTGGGACCTTATCTCACTCTCCTTCATCAAACAG ATTGCAGGCTATGTGAACCAGCCAATGGTGGATGTATCCATCCTGCAACGTTCTCTGGCCATCCTGGAGAGCATGGTCCTTAACAGCCACAGCCTCTACCATCGAGTGGCCCAGGAAATCACCGTGGGACAGCTCATCGGGCACCT GTCAAACCAGGAGATCCAGACCTATGCTATCGCCCTCATCAATGCTCTTTTCCTGAAGGCACCAGAGGATAGACGGCAG GAAATGGCAAGCTCTTTGGCCCAGAAACACCTGCGATCCATCATCCTCAAT CATGTTATAAGAGGAAATCGACCAATCAAAGCAGAAATGGCACATCAGTTGTATGTGCTGCAGGTGCTGACCTTTAACCTATTGGAAGAGAGAATGATGACCAAAATGGATCCTAATGATCAG GCCCAAAGAGATATCATTTTTGAGCTGCGTAGGATCGCGTTCGATGGAGAAAATGACCCGACTGGCACAGAGAAGAGAAAGGCCATGTACACAAAGGACTACAAGATGCTCGGTTTCACT AACCATGTGAACCCGGCCATGGATTTCACCCAGACCCCTCCAGGGATGCTGGCTCTGGACAACATGCTGTATCTTGCCAAGGTTCATCAGGACACATACATCAGG ATTGTCCTAGAGAACAGCAGCCGAGAGGACAAGCATGAATGTCCCTTTGGCCGATGTGCCATTGAACTCACTCGAATGCTGTGTGAGATACTTCAGGTTGGAGAACTAC CTAATGAGGGCTGCAATGACTATCACCCCATGTTCTTTACCCATGACCGGGCATGGGAGGAGTTCTTCTGTGTCTGCATCCAACTGCTTAATAAAACCTGGAAGGAGATGAGGGCCACAGCTGAGGACTTCAACAAG GTAATGCAGGTGGTCCGTGAGCAGATTACAAGGGCTCTGGCGATGAAGCCATCATCTTTAGACCAGCTGAAGAATAAATTGCGAAGCCTCAATTACTCAGAGATCTTGCGTTTGCGGCAGTCTGAGAGAATGAGCCAGGATGACTTCCAGTCTCCACCTATCAT tgagCTGCGGGAGAGAATTCAGCCTGAGATCTTAGAGCTCATCAAGCAACAGCGACTTAACCGGCTTTGTGAGGGAAGCTGCTTCCGTAAACTTGGGAACCGCCGAAGGCAAG AGAAGTTTTGGTTCTGCAGACTCTCACTGAATCACAAAGTGCTACACTATGGGGACCTTGACGAATCACCTCAGGGTGAAGTGCCTTTTGAGCTACTCAGTGACAAGA TTCCGGTCTCAGATATCAAGTCTGTGGTGACAGGGAAGGACTGTCCTCatatgaaagagaaaagtgctctcaaacaaaacaag GAGGTGCTGGAGTTGGCCTTCTCTGTCCTCTATGATCCAGATGAAACACTGAATTTTGTTGCACCCAACAAGTATGAG TACTGCATCTGGACTGATGGCTTGTGTGCGCTTCTGGGCAGAGAGATGGGCAGCGACCTGACACGCAGTGACCTAGATACTCTCATCAGCATGGAAATGAAGCTCCGCCTCCTCGACCTTGAAAACATTACAATCCCCGAAGCCCCACCCCCTGTGCCGAAGGAGCCTAGCTCATATAATTTCACCTACAACTACAgttga
- the elmo2 gene encoding engulfment and cell motility protein 2 isoform X3, whose amino-acid sequence MPPPADIVKVAIEWPGANAQLIEMDQKRPLSSIIREVCDGWSLSGSEQFALRYADGPQLYITEQSRGEIKNGTILRLAISPARAARQLLERIQSHGIDARLEALKELAKLSADPTFATEFINMEGIGTLARLVESGTHFGEMLAFTLTAFLELMDHGIVSWDLISLSFIKQIAGYVNQPMVDVSILQRSLAILESMVLNSHSLYHRVAQEITVGQLIGHLQVSNQEIQTYAIALINALFLKAPEDRRQEMASSLAQKHLRSIILNHVIRGNRPIKAEMAHQLYVLQVLTFNLLEERMMTKMDPNDQAQRDIIFELRRIAFDGENDPTGTEKRKAMYTKDYKMLGFTNHVNPAMDFTQTPPGMLALDNMLYLAKVHQDTYIRIVLENSSREDKHECPFGRCAIELTRMLCEILQVGELPNEGCNDYHPMFFTHDRAWEEFFCVCIQLLNKTWKEMRATAEDFNKVMQVVREQITRALAMKPSSLDQLKNKLRSLNYSEILRLRQSERMSQDDFQSPPIIELRERIQPEILELIKQQRLNRLCEGSCFRKLGNRRRQEKFWFCRLSLNHKVLHYGDLDESPQGEVPFELLSDKIPVSDIKSVVTGKDCPHMKEKSALKQNKEVLELAFSVLYDPDETLNFVAPNKYEYCIWTDGLCALLGREMGSDLTRSDLDTLISMEMKLRLLDLENITIPEAPPPVPKEPSSYNFTYNYS is encoded by the exons ATGCCACCTCCAGCCGACATCGTGAAAGTGGCTATAGAGTGGCCTGGTGCTAATGCACAGCTCATAGAGATGGACCAG AAAAGGCCTTTGTCCTCAATAATACGGGAAGTATGTGATGG CTGGTCCTTGTCAGGCTCAGAACAGTTTGCGCTGCGTTATGCTGATGGCCCTCAGCTTTATATCACTGAGCAG agtcgtggtgaaataaaaaatgggaCCATCCTTCGATTAGCCATCTCACCT GCTCGCGCTGCTCGTCAGCTGCTGGAGAGGATCCAGTCCCATGGTATCGATGCTCGCCTTGAGGCTCTAAAAGAACTTGCCAAGCTTTCTGCAGACCCAACCTTTGCCACAGAGTTCATTAATATGGAAGGCATTGGGACACTGGCTCGTCTTGTAGAAAGTGGCACACA CTTTGGTGAAATGCTGGCCTTTACCCTCACTGCTTTCCTGGAGCTAATGGATCATGGAATTGTATCCTGGGACCTTATCTCACTCTCCTTCATCAAACAG ATTGCAGGCTATGTGAACCAGCCAATGGTGGATGTATCCATCCTGCAACGTTCTCTGGCCATCCTGGAGAGCATGGTCCTTAACAGCCACAGCCTCTACCATCGAGTGGCCCAGGAAATCACCGTGGGACAGCTCATCGGGCACCTGCAagt GTCAAACCAGGAGATCCAGACCTATGCTATCGCCCTCATCAATGCTCTTTTCCTGAAGGCACCAGAGGATAGACGGCAG GAAATGGCAAGCTCTTTGGCCCAGAAACACCTGCGATCCATCATCCTCAAT CATGTTATAAGAGGAAATCGACCAATCAAAGCAGAAATGGCACATCAGTTGTATGTGCTGCAGGTGCTGACCTTTAACCTATTGGAAGAGAGAATGATGACCAAAATGGATCCTAATGATCAG GCCCAAAGAGATATCATTTTTGAGCTGCGTAGGATCGCGTTCGATGGAGAAAATGACCCGACTGGCACAGAGAAGAGAAAGGCCATGTACACAAAGGACTACAAGATGCTCGGTTTCACT AACCATGTGAACCCGGCCATGGATTTCACCCAGACCCCTCCAGGGATGCTGGCTCTGGACAACATGCTGTATCTTGCCAAGGTTCATCAGGACACATACATCAGG ATTGTCCTAGAGAACAGCAGCCGAGAGGACAAGCATGAATGTCCCTTTGGCCGATGTGCCATTGAACTCACTCGAATGCTGTGTGAGATACTTCAGGTTGGAGAACTAC CTAATGAGGGCTGCAATGACTATCACCCCATGTTCTTTACCCATGACCGGGCATGGGAGGAGTTCTTCTGTGTCTGCATCCAACTGCTTAATAAAACCTGGAAGGAGATGAGGGCCACAGCTGAGGACTTCAACAAG GTAATGCAGGTGGTCCGTGAGCAGATTACAAGGGCTCTGGCGATGAAGCCATCATCTTTAGACCAGCTGAAGAATAAATTGCGAAGCCTCAATTACTCAGAGATCTTGCGTTTGCGGCAGTCTGAGAGAATGAGCCAGGATGACTTCCAGTCTCCACCTATCAT tgagCTGCGGGAGAGAATTCAGCCTGAGATCTTAGAGCTCATCAAGCAACAGCGACTTAACCGGCTTTGTGAGGGAAGCTGCTTCCGTAAACTTGGGAACCGCCGAAGGCAAG AGAAGTTTTGGTTCTGCAGACTCTCACTGAATCACAAAGTGCTACACTATGGGGACCTTGACGAATCACCTCAGGGTGAAGTGCCTTTTGAGCTACTCAGTGACAAGA TTCCGGTCTCAGATATCAAGTCTGTGGTGACAGGGAAGGACTGTCCTCatatgaaagagaaaagtgctctcaaacaaaacaag GAGGTGCTGGAGTTGGCCTTCTCTGTCCTCTATGATCCAGATGAAACACTGAATTTTGTTGCACCCAACAAGTATGAG TACTGCATCTGGACTGATGGCTTGTGTGCGCTTCTGGGCAGAGAGATGGGCAGCGACCTGACACGCAGTGACCTAGATACTCTCATCAGCATGGAAATGAAGCTCCGCCTCCTCGACCTTGAAAACATTACAATCCCCGAAGCCCCACCCCCTGTGCCGAAGGAGCCTAGCTCATATAATTTCACCTACAACTACAgttga